One segment of Urocitellus parryii isolate mUroPar1 chromosome 5, mUroPar1.hap1, whole genome shotgun sequence DNA contains the following:
- the Vax1 gene encoding ventral anterior homeobox 1 translates to MFGKPDKMDVRCHSDTEAARVSKNTHKESREIKGAEGNLPAAFLKEPQGAFSASGAAEDCNKSKSNSAADPDYCRRILVRDAKGSIREIILPKGLDLDRPKRTRTSFTAEQLYRLEMEFQRCQYVVGRERTELARQLNLSETQVKVWFQNRRTKQKKDQGKDSELRSVVSETAATCSVLRLLEQGRLLSPPGLPALLPPCATGALGSALRGPSLPALGAGAAASSAAAAAAAAAAAPGPASATSQHPPAVGGAPGPGPAGPGGLHAGAPAAGHGLFSLPVPSLLGSVASRLSSAPLTMAGSLAGNLQELSARYLSSSAFEPYSRTNNKEGAEKKALD, encoded by the exons ATGTTCGGGAAACCAGACAAAATGGACGTCCGGTGCCACTCGGACACCGAGGCCGCCCGGGTCTCGAAGAACACGCATAAGGAGAGCCGCGAGATCAAGGGCGCCGAGGGGAACCTCCCGGCCGCCTTTCTCAAGGAGCCGCAGGGCGCCTTTTCCGCGTCGGGCGCTGCGGAAGATTGTAACAAAAGTAAATCCAATTCCGCAGCGGACCCGGATTACTGCCGCCGGATCCTGGTCCGAG ATGCCAAGGGGTCCATCCGAGAGATCATCCTGCCGAAAGGCTTGGACCTGGACCGGCCCAAGAGGACACGCACGTCCTTCACGGCGGAGCAGCTCTACCGGCTGGAGATGGAGTTCCAGCGCTGCCAGTATGTGGTGGGCCGCGAGAGGACAGAGCTCGCCCGGCAGCTCAACCTCTCTGAAACCCAG GTGAAGGTCTGGTTCCAGAACCGGCGCACCAAGCAGAAGAAGGACCAGGGCAAGGACTCGGAGCTGCGCTCGGTGGTATCGGAGACCGCGGCCACGTGCAGCGTACTGCGGCTGCTGGAGCAGGGCCGCCTGCTGTCGCCGCCTGGTCTCCCCGCGCTGCTGCCACCGTGTGCCACGGGCGCTCTCGGATCTGCGCTGCGCGGGCCTAGCTTACCCGCCCTGGGCGCGGGCGCCGCGGCCAgctcggccgccgccgccgccgccgccgccgccgccgccccgggCCCCGCGAGCGCCACATCTCAGCACCCCCCGGCTGTGGGCGGCGCTCCCGGGCCGGGGCCCGCCGGGCCCGGGGGACTGCACGCGGGAGCGCCGGCCGCCGGCCACGGCCTCTTCAGTCTGCCGGTGCCCTCGCTGCTAGGCTCCGTCGCCAGCCGCCTGTCCTCCGCCCCATTGACAATGGCTGGTTCGCTAGCCGGAAATTTGCAAGAACTCTCCGCCCGATATCTGAGCTCCTCGGCCTTCGAGCCTTACTCCCGGACCAACAATAAAGAAGGGGCCGAGAAAAAAGCGCTGGACTGA